A section of the Malania oleifera isolate guangnan ecotype guangnan chromosome 2, ASM2987363v1, whole genome shotgun sequence genome encodes:
- the LOC131148883 gene encoding conserved oligomeric Golgi complex subunit 5, translating into MSSSPAIQRSSPMPSSSPLQRLSTFKDRALTPIATTTTPSSSALTPTPSSPNIHHPVSVLDSFASDPIFSAFLSPSFDSAKFSSQALASGSAAARAEKLQDGIRLLEKQLRSEVLSRHDDLLAQLSSLSHADSALSILRSAVSSLQSSVRRARSELADPHRQIQTKTHQLSNLHRTAELLQSVIRVLRLSKKLRDLISVSNEPERLDLSKAAQLHCEILNLCNENELVGIDVVDDELGWVSETGNKLRSEAMNVLERGMEGWNQAEVGIGLQVFYNLGELRGTVDGLVSKYKSLGVKSVSMAMDMKAISASSGGGFGPGGIQRSGTPPIGGGARAKEMLWQRMGNCMDQIHSIVVAIWHLQRVLSKKRDPFTHVLLLDVVLQEGDPMLTDRVWDALVKSFASQMKSAFTASSFVKEIFTIGYPKLFSMIENLLERISHDTDVKGVLPAISSEGKNQMIASIEIFQTAFLALCLSRLSDLVNNIFSMSNRGTVPSKEQISRIIFRIQEEIEAVQLDGRLTLLVLREIGKVLLLLAERAEYQVSTGPEARQITGPATPAQLKNFTLCQHLQEIHARISSMMTPLPAVALDVLSPALGAMYGVACDSVTTLFQAMLDRLETCILQIHEQNFGVLGMDAAMDNNASPYMEELQKCIVHFRSEFLCRLLPSSTNVIATGTETICTRLVRSMASRVLIFFIRHASLVRPLSESGKLRMARDMAELELAVGQNLFPVEQLGGPYRALRAFRPVIFLETSQLGASPLLQDLPLSVILHHLYSRGPDDLQSPLQRNKLTPLQYSLWLDSHTEVEIWRGIKATLDDYAAKVSTRGDKEFNAVYPLMLRLGSSVTENASASEKS; encoded by the exons ATGTCGTCTTCCCCTGCCATCCAAAGATCATCCCCTATGCCCTCTTCTTCCCCTCTCCAAAGACTTTCCACCTTCAAAGACAGAGCCCTCACTCCCATCGCCACCACCACTACTCCTTCATCCTCTGCGCTCACCCCCACCCCTTCATCCCCTAACATCCATCACCCAGTCTCAGTTCTCGACTCATTCGCCTCCGATCCCATCTTCTCCGcctttctctctccctcctttGATTCCGCCAAGTTCTCCTCCCAAGCCCTCGCCTCCGGCTCAGCCGCCGCCCGCGCTGAGAAGCTTCAGGACGGAATCCGCCTCCTCGAGAAGCAGCTCCGCTCCGAAGTCCTCTCTCGCCACGATGACCTCCTCGCCCAGCTCTCCTCCCTCTCACACGCCGACTCCGCGCTCTCCATTCTCCGATCTGCCGTCTCTTCTCTTCAATCCTCTGTGCGCCGCGCCCGCTCCGAGCTCGCTGACCCCCATCGCCAAATTCAGACCAAAACCCACCAGCTCTCCAACCTCCATCGCACCGCCGAACTCCTCCAATCCGTCATCCGCGTCCTCCGCCTATCTAAAAAGCTCCGGGATCTCATATCGGTCTCTAATGAACCCGAAAGGTTAGACCTCTCGAAAGCAGCGCAATTGCATTGCGAGATCTTGAACCTGTGTAATGAGAATGAGCTTGTGGGCATTGACGTGGTTGATGATGAATTGGGTTGGGTTTCGGAGACGGGTAACAAATTGCGGTCCGAAGCGATGAATGTGTTGGAAAGGGGCATGGAGGGATGGAATCAGGCGGAGGTGGGAATTGGGTTGCAAGTGTTTTACAACCTTGGTGAGTTGAGAGGGACGGTGGATGGGTTGGTGAGTAAGTATAAGAGTTTGGGAGTGAAGAGTGTGAGTATGGCAATGGATATGAAGGCAATCTCAGCATCATCCGGAGGCGGTTTTGGGCCGGGAGGAATCCAGAGGAGTGGTACGCCGCCAATTGGGGGTGGGGCGAGGGCAAAGGAGATGCTTTGGCAGAGGATGGGAAATTGTATGGATCAGATTCATTCAATTGTGGTTGCGATCTGGCATTTGCAGAGGGTCTTGTCAAAGAAAAGGGACCCGTTTACACATGTCTTGCTCCTTGATGTGGTATTGCAG GAGGGTGATCCCATGTTAACAGATCGAGTTTGGGATGCCCTTGTGAAATCGTTTGCAAGCCAAATGAAGTCTGCTTTCACTGCATCAAGTTTTGTGAAAGAGATATTTACAATTGGGTATCCAAAGCTCTTTTCCATGATAGAGAATCTTCTTGAAAGAATTTCACACGATACAGATGTAAAAGGGGTTCTACCAGCTATCAGTTCAGAAGGAAAAAACCAGATGATTGCTAGCATTGAAATATTCCAGACAGCTTTCTTAGCCCTCTGCTTGAGTCGCCTATCAGATCTTGTTAATAATATATTCTCAATGTCCAACCGTGGAACTGTTCCCTCCAAAGAACAAATCTCAAGAATTATATTCCGCATTCAGGAAGAGATTGAAGCTGTTCAATTGGATGGGCGCCTGACTCTTCTCGTCTTGCGTGAAATTGGCAAAGTTCTGCTTCTGCTCGCTGAACGGGCTGAATACCAg GTATCTACTGGCCCCGAAGCACGCCAAATAACGGGTCCTGCAACTCCTGCACAACTTAAGAACTTCACATTGTGCCAGCATCTGCAAGAAATTCATGCCCGGATTTCATCTATGATGACCCCACTCCCTGCTGTTGCATTGGATGTTTTGTCTCCTGCACTAGGTGCCATGTATGGAGTTGCTTGTGACTCGGTGACAACATTATTCCAAGCGATGCTGGATCGTCTTGAGACCTGCATCTTGCAAATTCATGAACAAAACTTTGGTGTGCTTGGCATGGATGCTGCAATGGACAATAATGCATCACCATACATGGAGGAATTGCAGAAGTGCATTGTTCACTTCCGTAGCGAGTTCCTATGTAGGCTGCTGCCTTCTTCAACAAATGTTATTGCCACTGGGACAGAAACAATATGCACTAGGCTTGTTCGTAGCATGGCTTCAAGGGTATTAATTTTCTTTATCAGACATGCTTCTCTTGTGAGACCTCTTTCAGAATCGGGTAAGCTTAGGATGGCTAGGGACATGGCTGAGCTGGAGTTAGCTGTGGGCCAGAATTTGTTCCCAGTAGAACAGCTTGGTGGACCATACCGTGCCCTTCGAGCATTTCGGCCTGTCATTTTCTTAGAAACATCTCAACTGGGAGCATCTCCTCTTCTTCAAGATTTGCCACTGAGCGTCATACTACACCATCTCTATTCTCGAGGCCCGGATGACTTGCAGTCCCCACTTCAAAGGAATAAACTTACGCCTTTGCAGTATTCACTATGGCTAGATTCGCACACAGAAGTTGAGATCTGGAGAGGTATCAAAGCAACCCTTGATGATTATGCTGCGAAGGTAAGTACCAGAGGAGACAAAGAGTTCAATGCTGTATATCCTCTTATGCTTCGATTAGGGTCATCAGTGACAGAAAATGCTTCTGCATCTGAAAAGTCTTGA